The following nucleotide sequence is from Gimesia chilikensis.
GCGTCCTTCAATGCCATACACCACGCCGTCCTTGCCGGCGATTACACTGGAACAGTAAGTGTCTGTGTCCATGGCTTCGCAGTACCAGCGGAGTTTTCCATTTTCAGGATTCAGTCCCCAGATTTCATAAGGGACGCCGATCACCAGGTCGGTCCGCTCCTGGTTGACGGGGACAACGATGGGAGTCCCCCAGGTGGCGTTGAAACCCGTTGATTCCTGGCGCCAGACCTCATTGCCGGTTTCCTTATTCAGGGCCACCATGGCTTCGCTTTCTGCAGAAGCAGTGACGATCAGCAGGTCTTTGTAGAGAATCGGACTGGAAGACGAGCCCCAGCGACGAGGATCAAGTTCATCTCCGATGATGGTCTGCCAGAGTTGCTTGCCTTCCATGTCGTACGCGACGGCTCCCGACTTGCCGAAATAGGCGTAGACGTGTTTCCCGTCTGAAGTGGGAGTATGTGAGGCAAAGCCGTGTTCGGCGAACATGCCGGTATAGACATCTTCCGGGAGCACCGGTTTCACGCTGCGATCCCAGAGTACTTTTCCGGTCTTGCGATCCAGACAGATCAGATGTCGTCTGAGATCTTTCTGATCTCCGGGCGGCTCATTCCGGCTCATCCCGTAGCCCGACCAGCAGGTGACAAACACTTTGTCACCCACAATGATCGGGCTGGATGAACCGGGACCTGGTAGAGCCACTTTCCATTTCAGGTTTTTCTGACTACTCCACTCGGCAGGCGTAGCTTGTGTTTCGTCAGAAACACCCGATCCGTTTGGTCCCCGAAAACGCATCCAGTCTGCCTGAACGCTTGAGGAAATCAGCATCAACAAAGCGAAGACAGCAACGCGGGACTGCATAAAATCGTCCTTTGAAAAACAGGATGCGCTGGTGAACCAGACGGAAACAATGGGTCTTTAATTATCAGAGTTGTCCGATTCGGGGCGTTTCGGGCGATCGCCGTCTGAGTTGCGACGTCCCCGATCACCACCACGGTCACCACGATCTCCACCACGCGAGCGGAAGCGGGCGTTGAACTGTTCTGCAGTTTTAGTCAGTTCTGCTTTATCCAGCGCCTTGTCCTTGTTGGTGTCGATGTTGTCGAACATTCTCTGCATACGTTCGGGAAGCTCGTCCTTGGTAATTTTCCCGTCTTTGTTTTTGTCGTTGGCCATCATGCGTTCCACGAAGTCCCCGCCACCATCGCCATCGCGACGTCCGAAGCCACCACCGAATCCGCCACCAGGACCACGACGATCGCCATCACGACGGCCAAAGTTACCGAAGTCGGGACGCAGTTCTTCCTGTGACAGTTTACCGTCTTTATCTTTGTCCAGTTTTTTCAGCGAAGCGGTGGCGTTTTCCATCTCTTCTTTGGAGATTTCGCCGTCTTTGTTGACGTCCAGAACGACGAAAATCGGGAGCATCATCATGAAATTGCCGCGTCCGCCCGGACCACGATCACGCGGCCCTCGTTCACCATCACGTGGCCCACGTTCCCCATCACGGGGACCCCGTTCACGACCTTCGGGGCGATTACCACGCTCGGGACGGTCTCCTCCTTCAGGAGGTTGAGCTGAAAGCATGCTTGTGGCACTGATAGCGAGCAGGGTCGTGCCAACTGAAAGTAGACGAGTCAAACGCATCTGAGAGTCTCCGAACTGGAAATTAGAAATGTTAAGTTGATTCTATCAACAAGGTTATAGAAAAGACTGTCGAAAGGGGGCAGACGAAGTTCTGCCCGATCTTGCCAGTCTTAACGTAACTGCTGGAACTCAAGCTACAAAGATCAAACACGGAAGACGAGAAAATGTTTCGAAAAACTCGTCTTTCACCAGAATTTCATCGAGTTCGAAAGATGACTCCAAAGTCAGCTGATTTAAACAAAAAAACGCCCGCAGTCAGCCTGCGGGCGTTGGTCTCTGCGATTCGTGCTGAAGTGATCAGTGTTCCTCAGCTGAATCCGATTATTTAAAAGCGGTGATACCCGGCATGGCGACGGGCGGTACCGGCATCGGGCCCCACTCGTAGCTTGCGGGGGTCAGGTCTTCCTGCGAATTCATGGCTTCGTCCCAGGTAATGCTCTTACCGGTATAGGCAGCCATACGACCCATGATCGCCAGCATGGTGCTCTTGGTCATGTAGTCACCATTGTTGATCGGGTTACCGGAGCGGATGCTTTCGAAGAATTCATCGTGCTCGACCTGATACATGTTCTTGCTTTTGTCGCGGAACTGCCAGGTCTTTTCCCCTTTGGGATCATAGATACGATGCTTGAAGACATCGACGCGTCCCTTGGTGCCGAAGACGTGGTCTGAAACATCGACAGCACAACCATCCTGCTGACGGCAGCGGCTGAAGCCTTTGACACCGTTGGGGTATTCGTAGACGATTGCGAAGTGGTCGTAAATGTGACCATACTCTTTACCGGTACGTGTCTGGCGGCCACCAGTACCACTGCAGGAGATCGGAGTTTCATCTTTCATTGTCCAGGCCATCTTATCCAGGCTGTGGACATGCTGTTCGGTGTTGAAGTCACCGGACAACCAGGTGAAATAGAGCCAGTTGCGCATCTGCCATTCCATGTCGCTCCATTCCGGCTCCCGCTTGAACATCCACAGACCGCGGGTGTTGTAGCTGCACTGGATTGCCATCACATCGCCGACGGCCCCTTCATGAATCTGTTTGAAGGTTTCCCGCATGCCCTGGTGATAGCGCCAGCAGAGACCGGAAACGATCGACAGATTTTTCTCTTTGGCCAGTTTGCAGGTTTCCATGACGGAACGAACGCCCGGTGCGTCGACGGCGACCGGCTTTTCAGCGAAGACGTGTTTTCCTGCTTCAATCGCGGCCCGCAACTGCATGGGGCGGAAGTGAGGCGGCGTGGTCAGCAGAACCACGTCCACACAGTCGATGACTTTCTGATAGGAATCAAAGCCGACGAATTTATGATCCGCGTCGACCTGCACCTGCTCGCCAACCGGATTCTTTTTCAGGTTCTTATAACTCTTGTCCAGATGATCGTAGAATGTGTCACCCATCGCGACCAGTCTGGCGTTTTTATCAGCGGCAAGTGCCTGGGCGGCTGCCCCGGTTCCACGACCACCACAGCCCACCAGACCAACGCGGATTTCATCGCTGCCGGCGGCAAATACACTGGATTGCAGTGCGGCTGAGGGAGATGTTCCAGCAAAGACGCTGCCTGTCAGAGTCGATGCAGCGACGGCTGCAGAACTGGATTTGATGAAATCACGACGCGTCGTCGACGCGGGAGTTGGAGTCTTTTCAGTATTCATAAGAGGATCCTGAGTTAATTAGTTTCATTACAAAATTGATGCTTTAGGATACCATGGCGGCTACTCTGTTTACGAGGCAAAAATGCGATCTGCTGGTAGTTTTTTGCAGAGCCTTGAACTCGTGAACAGATTACGCGTTGTTTACTGAGTGAGCCGGTCGATATGTTCGCGACCAAACCGCTGCAGGCTGGCTGCACCAAGATTCACATAATGCTGCCAGGTGGCCTGCAGGCGTTCCTGTTGTTGTGGCGTGAGTACTTTGATCTGGCGGGCAGGACAGCCGGCCCAGAGTGTTCCAGGGGGCACATGGATGCCTTCCCGTACCAGCGCTCCTGCGGCGATTAACGCACCTTTTCCAATGACACAGCGGCTGAGGACCGTGGCGCAAATCGCGATCATGGCATCGTCTTCCACCACAGAGCCATGCACGATGGCCGCGTGTCCTAGCGTGACGCGGTTTCCCAGGATACAGGGATGTCCATAATCGGTGTGCAGCACTGAGCCGTCCTGCACGTTCGTCTCTTCGCCAACTTCGATGTATTCCAGGTCCCCTCGTAAGACGCACTGATGCCAGACTGTGCTGCGGGCTTTGAGCCGCACGCGTCCCGTGACGATGGCATCGGGAGTCACCCAGGCGGTTGGATCGATGACCGGATAGGAGTGCAGCGCTTCCCAGTCACAGTCGACATCAGGATAAGGCAGCTCCGGAGGCGTCGGGATGCTGTCTGCTTTGAGAGGCCATTCTGGTGATGATTCATGGTTGTTCATGCGAGCTGACCTCCGGTTGCGTCGTGTCATCTGGTGACGTCTTGGAAAGTGAACTGTTGGGGATCGCGGGGCGTTTCTTCTCCATCAGGAACAGACCGCCGATCGTCAGCGCCGTTCCGCTCAAGAGCCAGACCGTCAGTTTTTCATCAAAGAAGAAGACGCCGGCAAACGCAGCCATCGCGGTCTGCGAGGCATTGAGCAGGTTGACCCGTGTGACCGTGAGGTGCTTCATGGACGCCCCAATGGCAAAGAAGGCGATGGCATTCATGATGCCGCCCACCAGCATGACCAGGTATTGCCAGGGAGTCGTGATCCACAGGATTTCGATGCCGAGTCGATAGAAGGCCACGCCACTCAGACAGACCATGCCGGTCGTGCTGATCAGTACCAGTGACGCGGAGATCGACATCTCTCCGCGCACGCTACCCCGAATCATGACCCCACCGGCTCCATACGCGCAGCCGGCCACACAGGCAACAAAGATGGTCAGAGCAACCGTCACCATTGACCGTGTATGGTGCTCCATGTGTTCGAATACAGATTCTTCCGCCTGGTGCGCTCCCAGACTGAGCACGACAATGGCAGCCGTCAGGATGACCATTGACGCAAACATGCGCGGGGTAATCGACTCTTCCAGGAACAGGCGCCCCAGGATGGCCCCGGTGGCGAGCAGGGTTGCAAAACAGAGTGGAACCGTGAAGGCCAGTCCGCCCAGGCTCAGCGACCATTGAAACATGACGTTCCCGCCGAACTGCATGAGCAGCCCAGTCAGAATCAGGGGAATCACCAGTCGCCGGGGAGGCAGAGCCGGTAAGCCTTTAGAACCGCGATAGGCGACCAGCGTCCAGCCCACGATGGTCGCTGGAACGGATTTCAACGCGGAGATCCAGATGGCCCAGTCGGCGTTATTGTCGACCGCGGCTTCCCGTAGTGAGATGTTGGCAGCAGTGTAGGCCAGCGCAGAAAGCAACCCGAACAGTGTGCCTTTGACTACGGGAGACAAGCCTTCGCTCGCCTGCTTCTCACTCTGAGCTGTCGCGGCGGATTCAGAAGGGTTCGCTGAAGACGCGTTAGAAATCTTGTTCACCCTCTTGCTCCAGGCGCTGCAATTCGATCAGCCGCGGATCCAGATCTTCCACAATGGCATAGCGTCCATCAGACCAGCGGAAGAAATCGACATCCCGGCACTTCTTGCTGCAGAATGGAAAAGCAGACTGGTCGTCACCAGCTTTTGTAGTGACGACCTTGCGGCAAATGGGGCAGGTTTGAGGTTGGATCATGGGAGCCTCAGACGAATAGAGTAGCTGAATCGGCGTCTGATTCTCTTATAGATCATTCCCGGTCAAATTTCAAAGGTAATCAGGAATCCTTGGAACCGCTCTTGGAAGAGGATCCGGAATCGCTGCTGGAACTTTTGGATTCCGAACTGGCGGACTGTGCTTTTGAGTCGGCTGCAGCTGCTTTTTTGTAAGAACTGCTGCGGTAATCCGTTTCGTAAAAACCGCTACCCTTGAAAATGATACCGCCGCCGGCACCAATGATGCGTTTGGCTTTCAGCTTGCCACACTCCGGACATTTACGAAGTGGCTTGGCAGTGATGGACTGAAACACTTCCCACTGGTGATGACACTGGGAGCATTCGTAATCGTACGTTGGCATCTTTCGATTCTCTCAAAAAACAGTGAATGTAGAATACTGATCAGTTTTCAGCAGGTCCCGAGGAGACAATCACTTTACTCGGACGCACCACCCGGTCGTTCAGGATAAAGCCCTGCTCCAGTTCCTGGATAACAGTCATCGATGGATATTCGTCAGAAGGCATCTGCTGCAATGCTTCGTGCAGGTTCGGATCGAAGGGCTGCCCGACCGCTTCAATGGCTTTGACATTATTTTTCGCGAAGACATCCAGGATCTGCTTGGCCACCATTTCGACACCGAGCTTCAGGTCGTTGACGTTGTCTGCGTTTTCAGCAGCTTCCACGGCCCGTTTCAGGTTATCCAGTGCGGGGAGCATGTCCTGTACAAAAGGAGCTGCCGCGTATTGACGCAGTTCAGCCAGTTCCCGCTGATGACGTTTGCGTGTGTTATCCAGCTCAGCCTGGGAACGCAGAAAACGGTTCTGGTTTTCGTCGCGTTCAGCCAGAGCGGTTTCGAGTTGTGTTTCGACTGAGGTTGAGCTCTCTACTGCTTCCGTTTCGGCTGCAGCAGATTCCTGTGTCTGATTCTGAATGTCTTCTGGTTGTTCCTGATCTGTCATGCTTCTGACCTGTAACTTACTCTATCTATTAAAATTGAGAAGATGAATCGTTGAAAACGATCTCGACTGTGATTAACCAATTCTGATTATTCAGCGTGCGTGAAATATTCCTTGAGTTTATCGAAGAACGAAACCCGACTCGGGCTGCGATGCTTGGAAACTTCCGTGTGTTCGATTTCAGCCAGTTCCCGGAGCAGTTCTTCTTCCCGCTCCGAAATTTTACGAGGTACATCAATCTGCACGATCACATGCAGATCTCCGCGTCGTCCGCCATGCGGATTCGGCATACCCAGTCCCTTCAGGCGGTAGACTTCACCCGGCTGTGTTCCGGCTTTGATCTTCAGTTCGTGCCGTCCTTCCAGGGTCGGAATTTCAATCTCGGCCCCCAGAACCGCCTGGGTATAGGTAATCGGCACATGACAGCTCAGTTCCTGCTCCTGGCGACGGA
It contains:
- a CDS encoding outer membrane protein assembly factor BamB family protein, which codes for MQSRVAVFALLMLISSSVQADWMRFRGPNGSGVSDETQATPAEWSSQKNLKWKVALPGPGSSSPIIVGDKVFVTCWSGYGMSRNEPPGDQKDLRRHLICLDRKTGKVLWDRSVKPVLPEDVYTGMFAEHGFASHTPTSDGKHVYAYFGKSGAVAYDMEGKQLWQTIIGDELDPRRWGSSSSPILYKDLLIVTASAESEAMVALNKETGNEVWRQESTGFNATWGTPIVVPVNQERTDLVIGVPYEIWGLNPENGKLRWYCEAMDTDTYCSSVIAGKDGVVYGIEGRGGGSIAVKVDGSGDVTKSNVLWSGRDANRIETPILYDGRIYFFSRGIVNCIDAKTGERIFRGRLESDSGSTASEEPARGGGFGGRRGGGGFRGSDYSSPVAADGKIYFVSRSGETYVIKASDKLEQLAVNRLTSDEEDFSASPAIDGGDLFIRSDKHLYCVGK
- a CDS encoding gamma carbonic anhydrase family protein; amino-acid sequence: MNNHESSPEWPLKADSIPTPPELPYPDVDCDWEALHSYPVIDPTAWVTPDAIVTGRVRLKARSTVWHQCVLRGDLEYIEVGEETNVQDGSVLHTDYGHPCILGNRVTLGHAAIVHGSVVEDDAMIAICATVLSRCVIGKGALIAAGALVREGIHVPPGTLWAGCPARQIKVLTPQQQERLQATWQHYVNLGAASLQRFGREHIDRLTQ
- a CDS encoding FmdB family zinc ribbon protein; translated protein: MPTYDYECSQCHHQWEVFQSITAKPLRKCPECGKLKAKRIIGAGGGIIFKGSGFYETDYRSSSYKKAAAADSKAQSASSESKSSSSDSGSSSKSGSKDS
- the grpE gene encoding nucleotide exchange factor GrpE; its protein translation is MTDQEQPEDIQNQTQESAAAETEAVESSTSVETQLETALAERDENQNRFLRSQAELDNTRKRHQRELAELRQYAAAPFVQDMLPALDNLKRAVEAAENADNVNDLKLGVEMVAKQILDVFAKNNVKAIEAVGQPFDPNLHEALQQMPSDEYPSMTVIQELEQGFILNDRVVRPSKVIVSSGPAEN
- a CDS encoding DMT family transporter, giving the protein MNKISNASSANPSESAATAQSEKQASEGLSPVVKGTLFGLLSALAYTAANISLREAAVDNNADWAIWISALKSVPATIVGWTLVAYRGSKGLPALPPRRLVIPLILTGLLMQFGGNVMFQWSLSLGGLAFTVPLCFATLLATGAILGRLFLEESITPRMFASMVILTAAIVVLSLGAHQAEESVFEHMEHHTRSMVTVALTIFVACVAGCAYGAGGVMIRGSVRGEMSISASLVLISTTGMVCLSGVAFYRLGIEILWITTPWQYLVMLVGGIMNAIAFFAIGASMKHLTVTRVNLLNASQTAMAAFAGVFFFDEKLTVWLLSGTALTIGGLFLMEKKRPAIPNSSLSKTSPDDTTQPEVSSHEQP
- a CDS encoding Gfo/Idh/MocA family protein; translation: MNTEKTPTPASTTRRDFIKSSSAAVAASTLTGSVFAGTSPSAALQSSVFAAGSDEIRVGLVGCGGRGTGAAAQALAADKNARLVAMGDTFYDHLDKSYKNLKKNPVGEQVQVDADHKFVGFDSYQKVIDCVDVVLLTTPPHFRPMQLRAAIEAGKHVFAEKPVAVDAPGVRSVMETCKLAKEKNLSIVSGLCWRYHQGMRETFKQIHEGAVGDVMAIQCSYNTRGLWMFKREPEWSDMEWQMRNWLYFTWLSGDFNTEQHVHSLDKMAWTMKDETPISCSGTGGRQTRTGKEYGHIYDHFAIVYEYPNGVKGFSRCRQQDGCAVDVSDHVFGTKGRVDVFKHRIYDPKGEKTWQFRDKSKNMYQVEHDEFFESIRSGNPINNGDYMTKSTMLAIMGRMAAYTGKSITWDEAMNSQEDLTPASYEWGPMPVPPVAMPGITAFK
- a CDS encoding DNA gyrase inhibitor YacG encodes the protein MIQPQTCPICRKVVTTKAGDDQSAFPFCSKKCRDVDFFRWSDGRYAIVEDLDPRLIELQRLEQEGEQDF